In Candidatus Sericytochromatia bacterium, a genomic segment contains:
- a CDS encoding cyclodeaminase/cyclohydrolase family protein — protein MNTDSLAQTTVKSLLADVAGGSMAPGGIGMAALSAAQTAALVSMVCCQTAGKPGYEPMTEEMERVLERARQLEEQVLIFLDQEVEAFNKLMESAALPRGLTDHDEQTTIRREMMRIAARSYVQVPYQVGLIAAELLPLVETVIRYGNRELVADAGTALFTALAALRAAALQVSLNLKGQEADEWVATARERVARWCEEAATAESELWPLLQGQAGVQTA, from the coding sequence TTGAACACAGACTCACTGGCACAGACGACGGTCAAGTCGCTGCTCGCGGACGTGGCAGGCGGCAGCATGGCCCCCGGCGGGATCGGCATGGCCGCCCTCTCGGCCGCTCAGACCGCCGCCCTGGTCAGCATGGTGTGCTGCCAGACGGCGGGGAAACCTGGCTACGAGCCGATGACCGAGGAAATGGAACGGGTGCTCGAACGCGCCCGGCAACTGGAAGAACAGGTGCTGATCTTCCTCGATCAGGAGGTCGAGGCCTTCAACAAGCTGATGGAGAGTGCGGCCCTGCCGCGCGGCCTGACGGACCACGACGAACAGACCACCATCCGGCGGGAAATGATGCGCATCGCGGCCCGCAGTTACGTGCAAGTGCCCTACCAGGTGGGCCTGATTGCGGCTGAGTTGCTGCCGCTGGTCGAGACGGTGATTCGTTACGGCAATCGCGAGCTGGTGGCCGATGCCGGCACGGCCCTGTTCACAGCGCTCGCCGCGTTGCGCGCGGCTGCCTTGCAGGTCTCGTTGAACCTGAAGGGCCAGGAGGCGGACGAATGGGTCGCCACGGCCCGGGAGCGCGTGGCGAGGTGGTGTGAGGAAGCCGCCACGGCCGAAAGCGAGCTATGGCCGCTGTTGCAGGGCCAGGCCGGCGTTCAGACCGCCTGA
- a CDS encoding bifunctional nuclease family protein, producing the protein MIEMKVSGVILDSASRHPIVMLRDMEERRALLIWIGEPEANAILMALEGIQAPRPMTHDLAVTLLDKLKATLKGVRITAMRDQTFFAELDLEVDGKATTVDARPSDAIALALRCEAAILVSPDVITANAIPINPAKEEEEAEQFRQFLQNVKPGDFGKFNKD; encoded by the coding sequence ATGATCGAAATGAAAGTCTCCGGTGTCATCCTGGACTCGGCCTCGCGTCATCCGATCGTGATGCTGCGCGATATGGAGGAGCGCCGGGCGCTGCTCATCTGGATCGGGGAGCCAGAGGCCAACGCCATCTTGATGGCCCTTGAGGGCATCCAGGCCCCACGTCCGATGACCCACGATCTGGCCGTGACGCTGCTCGACAAGCTCAAGGCCACGCTGAAGGGCGTTCGTATCACGGCCATGCGCGACCAGACCTTCTTCGCTGAACTGGATCTCGAGGTGGATGGCAAGGCCACGACCGTGGACGCGCGCCCCAGTGACGCGATCGCCCTGGCGCTTCGCTGTGAGGCCGCCATTCTGGTCTCGCCGGATGTGATCACCGCCAATGCGATCCCCATCAACCCGGCCAAAGAAGAGGAAGAAGCGGAGCAGTTCCGTCAGTTCCTGCAGAACGTCAAGCCGGGCGATTTCGGCAAGTTCAACAAGGATTGA
- the larC gene encoding nickel pincer cofactor biosynthesis protein LarC: MTIAYFDCFSGASGDMIVGALLDAGVDQARLREELSLLGLDGVEWESRAVLRHGLKATKFEVTVRGAVEAAAQPYAPPDHGHSHAHDHGHSHTHDHGHRTLAEVEAVLARLPEGPREQAIAIYRRLADAEAQAHGSTRDCVHFHEVGADDAILDVAAAVLALHQLGVRELHASPLALGSGLVRCAHGVMPVPVPAVAALVAGVPTCDNGERGELLTPTGAAILTTLVTRWGPLPRWRATGQVGYGAGTREGVAVPNLLRVMLGVADAQPDAADAPEAVYELAANLDDLNPQLLAPLSETLLALGALDVWVTPTLMKKGRPGFVLQALCPAAQREALLQAILAETSTLGVRHHAVLRRTLARRHEAVETPWGSVRVKLGLEGQAVWNVAPEFEDCRRLAAAAGVPLKQVWQAALAAGTAHYPR; encoded by the coding sequence GTGACGATCGCTTATTTCGACTGCTTCAGTGGCGCCAGTGGCGACATGATCGTGGGCGCCTTGCTGGACGCCGGCGTCGATCAGGCGCGTCTGCGCGAGGAGCTCTCGCTGCTGGGACTGGACGGCGTGGAATGGGAAAGCCGCGCGGTGCTGCGCCACGGGCTGAAGGCCACCAAGTTCGAGGTCACGGTGCGCGGCGCGGTCGAGGCGGCCGCCCAGCCCTATGCCCCGCCCGACCACGGGCATTCGCACGCTCACGACCACGGGCATTCGCACACTCACGACCACGGCCATCGGACGCTGGCCGAGGTCGAGGCGGTGCTGGCGCGTTTGCCGGAGGGGCCGCGCGAACAGGCGATCGCCATATACCGCCGGCTGGCGGACGCCGAGGCCCAAGCCCACGGCAGCACGCGGGATTGCGTGCATTTTCATGAGGTCGGGGCGGATGATGCGATTCTCGACGTCGCAGCAGCGGTCCTCGCCCTGCACCAGCTCGGTGTCCGCGAGCTGCACGCGTCGCCGCTGGCGCTCGGCAGTGGCCTGGTGCGCTGCGCCCACGGCGTCATGCCGGTGCCGGTTCCAGCCGTGGCGGCGCTGGTGGCAGGTGTCCCGACTTGTGACAACGGCGAGCGCGGTGAACTGCTCACGCCCACCGGGGCAGCGATTCTCACGACGCTGGTGACGCGCTGGGGGCCTCTGCCGCGCTGGCGCGCCACCGGCCAGGTCGGCTATGGCGCCGGCACGCGCGAGGGCGTGGCGGTGCCGAACCTGCTGCGTGTCATGCTGGGGGTGGCCGACGCTCAACCGGACGCGGCCGATGCCCCGGAGGCCGTCTACGAGCTGGCCGCTAACCTGGACGACCTCAACCCGCAACTGCTCGCCCCGCTGAGCGAGACCTTGCTGGCGCTTGGCGCGCTGGATGTGTGGGTCACGCCCACGCTGATGAAAAAAGGGCGCCCCGGCTTCGTGCTGCAGGCGCTTTGCCCGGCGGCGCAACGCGAGGCGCTGCTTCAGGCCATCCTGGCCGAAACCAGCACCTTGGGGGTGCGCCATCACGCGGTCTTGCGTCGCACGTTGGCGCGCCGCCACGAAGCGGTGGAGACGCCCTGGGGGTCGGTCCGGGTGAAGCTCGGACTGGAGGGCCAGGCGGTCTGGAACGTGGCGCCCGAGTTCGAGGACTGCCGGCGCCTGGCGGCGGCGGCCGGGGTACCGCTCAAGCAGGTCTGGCAAGCCGCCCTGGCGGCCGGCACCGCTCACTACCCCCGCTGA
- the larB gene encoding nickel pincer cofactor biosynthesis protein LarB: MDPARLQRLLEGVAQGATSVPEAMASLRDLPFQTIEGACLDTHRALRTGFPEVIYTPGKTLAQMVAIFTRLMAQHDRVLATRCEAAMAEAVRAALPELAWHEQARALTWGHQVPQPPGQGSVAVLAAGTADLPVAEEAALTAEMAGCLVQRVWDVGVAGLHRLLAQRHHLEAADCVVVVAGMEGALASVVGGLTARPVIAVPTSVGYGASFGGVAALLTMLNGCAAGVGVMNIDNGFGAGHLAARIARQSVRQPQEAARP, translated from the coding sequence TTGGATCCCGCGCGTTTGCAACGCTTGCTCGAAGGCGTGGCCCAAGGGGCCACCTCGGTGCCCGAGGCCATGGCCTCGCTGCGCGACCTGCCCTTCCAGACCATCGAGGGGGCCTGCCTCGACACGCATCGGGCCCTGCGCACGGGCTTTCCTGAGGTCATCTACACGCCTGGCAAGACGCTGGCGCAGATGGTGGCCATTTTCACGCGCCTGATGGCCCAGCACGACCGGGTGCTGGCCACCCGCTGCGAGGCCGCCATGGCTGAGGCCGTGCGGGCGGCTCTGCCCGAACTGGCGTGGCACGAGCAGGCCCGCGCGCTGACCTGGGGCCATCAGGTGCCGCAGCCGCCGGGCCAGGGCAGCGTGGCGGTGCTGGCTGCCGGTACGGCCGATCTGCCGGTGGCCGAGGAGGCCGCGCTGACGGCCGAGATGGCGGGTTGCCTGGTGCAGCGCGTCTGGGACGTCGGGGTGGCCGGCCTGCATCGCCTGCTCGCCCAGCGGCATCACCTCGAGGCGGCCGATTGCGTGGTCGTGGTGGCCGGCATGGAGGGCGCGCTCGCTTCGGTGGTTGGGGGGCTGACGGCCCGTCCGGTGATCGCCGTGCCGACCAGCGTCGGTTATGGCGCCTCGTTCGGTGGCGTGGCGGCGCTGCTCACGATGCTGAATGGCTGCGCCGCCGGGGTGGGCGTCATGAACATCGACAACGGCTTCGGCGCGGGCCACCTGGCCGCCCGCATCGCTCGCCAGAGCGTGCGCCAGCCGCAGGAGGCTGCACGACCGTGA
- the larE gene encoding ATP-dependent sacrificial sulfur transferase LarE, producing MAQAGLTRLEAAIARHASAVVAFSGGVDSALVALVAWRVLGDRMLAVTAVSPSLAPHERADAAGIAAELGLPHRFLETAEMDNPAYTANPVNRCYFCKQELYTKLGQLAEQSGFAVVLDGFNHDDRRDHRPGQQAAREHAAQSPLAEAELGKAEVRAIARRLGLRVWDKPASPCLSSRIPYGTPVTHETLARIDAGEQVLRGLGFASARVRHHGEVARLEVPAAELAAALEQREALVAGLKAAGYHFVALDLEGYRTGSLNVGLG from the coding sequence CTGGCCCAGGCGGGCCTGACCCGGCTGGAAGCCGCCATCGCTCGCCACGCCTCCGCCGTGGTGGCTTTCAGCGGCGGGGTGGACTCTGCGCTGGTGGCGCTGGTTGCCTGGCGCGTGCTGGGCGATCGCATGCTGGCCGTCACGGCCGTTTCGCCCTCGCTGGCCCCTCACGAACGCGCCGACGCGGCCGGCATCGCGGCCGAACTCGGCCTGCCGCATCGGTTTCTGGAGACGGCCGAGATGGACAACCCGGCCTACACCGCCAACCCGGTCAATCGCTGTTACTTCTGCAAGCAAGAGCTCTACACCAAGCTGGGTCAGTTGGCAGAGCAGAGCGGCTTCGCGGTGGTGCTCGACGGCTTCAATCACGACGATCGCCGCGATCATCGACCGGGCCAGCAGGCGGCCCGCGAGCACGCCGCGCAAAGCCCGCTGGCCGAGGCGGAGCTGGGCAAGGCCGAGGTCCGGGCGATCGCCCGCCGGCTAGGCCTGCGAGTCTGGGACAAACCGGCCTCGCCTTGTCTGTCGAGCCGGATTCCCTATGGCACGCCCGTCACCCACGAGACGCTGGCGCGCATTGACGCGGGCGAGCAGGTGCTGCGCGGCCTGGGCTTCGCCTCGGCACGCGTGCGTCATCACGGCGAGGTGGCCCGTCTCGAAGTGCCTGCGGCGGAGCTGGCGGCGGCTCTGGAGCAGCGCGAGGCCCTGGTCGCGGGCCTCAAAGCCGCCGGTTATCACTTCGTGGCGCTCGACCTCGAGGGCTATCGCACGGGCAGCCTGAACGTCGGGCTGGGCTGA